A genome region from Dolichospermum compactum NIES-806 includes the following:
- a CDS encoding Uma2 family endonuclease: MTESTLPKLNNPQIDSLSPDFVKPPTQDELLYDDGIPMETYRHKLQMDLLVDPLSYWLRDRNAFVGGNMFVYFSPHQLKNHDFRGPDMFAVLDVPKGERKCWVTWEEGKSPDVVVELLSASTASRDKTEKKEIYQKRLRVPEYFWFDPFNPSDFAGFSMGSDGYEPIIPDAQNRLVSKQLGLALVQWSGVFGYADTVWCRWATLDGVLLPTEHELAQEAQQQAQEAQQQAQEAQQQAQEAQQQAQEAQQRAEGAELLLAQEQQRMEKLLAQLRAKGINPHEF; encoded by the coding sequence ATGACTGAATCAACATTGCCTAAACTAAATAACCCACAGATAGATAGTTTATCACCAGATTTTGTTAAGCCGCCGACACAAGACGAATTACTCTACGATGATGGCATTCCCATGGAGACTTACCGCCATAAACTGCAAATGGATTTACTAGTTGATCCTTTGTCATATTGGCTACGCGATCGCAATGCCTTTGTGGGCGGAAATATGTTTGTTTATTTTAGCCCCCATCAATTAAAAAATCACGATTTTCGCGGTCCAGATATGTTTGCCGTGCTAGATGTTCCCAAAGGTGAGCGTAAATGCTGGGTAACTTGGGAAGAGGGTAAAAGTCCAGATGTAGTAGTAGAGTTACTGTCTGCAAGCACCGCGTCGCGGGATAAAACAGAGAAAAAAGAAATTTACCAAAAACGGCTGCGAGTACCAGAGTATTTCTGGTTTGATCCCTTTAATCCCAGTGATTTTGCTGGGTTTAGTATGGGCAGTGATGGTTATGAACCGATAATTCCCGATGCCCAAAATAGACTGGTTAGTAAGCAGTTAGGGTTAGCCTTAGTGCAGTGGTCGGGGGTGTTTGGCTATGCCGATACTGTTTGGTGTCGGTGGGCAACTTTGGATGGGGTTCTTTTACCTACGGAGCATGAACTGGCTCAGGAAGCACAACAGCAAGCTCAGGAAGCACAACAGCAAGCTCAGGAAGCACAACAGCAAGCTCAAGAAGCACAACAGCAAGCTCAAGAGGCACAACAAAGAGCAGAGGGAGCAGAATTATTACTAGCACAAGAACAACAGAGAATGGAAAAGTTGCTGGCACAATTACGGGCAAAGGGAATAAATCCCCATGAATTCTAG
- a CDS encoding flippase: protein MLSKLNFKKKLSFLKSSDKLRGIIANTGWLFADRILRMGVGLFVGVWVARYLGVQQFGVFNYATAFVALFSTLSTLGLDAIVVRSIVREPEKRAEILGTAFWLKLLGGIAALVLAVSCIMVVRHDDSLTISLVAILSSVGIFQAFDTIDLWFQSQVQSKYTVIAKNTAFVVITLVKVILISIHAPLIAFAWAALGEIGLGAIGLIISYRVRGYSPWLWPWSLPLAKTLLKESWPLILSGVTIMIYMRIDQIMLGQMVGDKAVGLYSAATRISEVWYFIPTAIVSSVAPTIYAAKEVSEALYYQRIKQLIRMLVLISLVISVPMSLMSFKLITILFGNGYAEAGKILAIHIWASLFVFMGVATSPWFIAEGLTEFSFHRTLIGAVVNVVLNFLLIPSYGGIGAAIATVISQAFAAFFSNATHPKTRKLFYLQIKCLIPFG, encoded by the coding sequence ATGCTAAGTAAATTAAATTTCAAAAAAAAGTTGTCATTTCTTAAATCAAGTGATAAACTAAGAGGAATTATTGCAAATACAGGTTGGTTATTTGCAGACCGCATCCTTCGCATGGGTGTGGGGTTATTTGTGGGGGTTTGGGTCGCTCGCTACTTAGGAGTACAACAGTTTGGGGTTTTTAACTACGCTACTGCTTTTGTAGCTTTATTTAGTACCCTTTCAACCCTCGGTTTAGATGCCATAGTAGTCCGTTCTATTGTGCGTGAGCCTGAGAAGAGAGCGGAAATTTTAGGGACAGCTTTCTGGCTCAAATTGCTTGGTGGGATTGCAGCTTTAGTATTAGCTGTTAGCTGTATTATGGTGGTACGTCATGATGACAGCTTGACTATTTCTCTGGTGGCGATTTTGTCATCTGTAGGGATTTTTCAAGCTTTTGACACAATTGATCTATGGTTTCAATCTCAAGTACAGTCAAAATATACTGTAATTGCTAAAAATACAGCTTTTGTTGTTATTACCTTAGTAAAAGTTATTCTCATCAGCATTCATGCTCCATTAATTGCTTTCGCTTGGGCGGCATTAGGAGAGATAGGTTTAGGTGCGATCGGTTTGATCATATCCTACAGAGTTAGGGGTTATTCACCTTGGTTGTGGCCTTGGAGTCTGCCATTAGCTAAGACGCTTCTCAAGGAAAGTTGGCCTTTGATCTTGTCTGGTGTAACTATCATGATTTACATGAGAATTGACCAGATCATGCTAGGACAAATGGTTGGTGACAAAGCTGTAGGTCTTTATTCAGCTGCAACTCGTATTTCTGAGGTTTGGTATTTTATTCCTACAGCTATAGTTTCTTCAGTTGCGCCCACAATTTATGCTGCTAAAGAGGTAAGTGAAGCACTATATTATCAACGAATAAAACAGTTGATCAGAATGCTAGTGTTGATTTCTCTTGTAATTTCTGTGCCGATGTCTTTGATGTCTTTTAAACTAATTACAATACTTTTTGGTAATGGTTACGCCGAAGCTGGAAAGATATTAGCAATTCATATTTGGGCTTCTTTATTTGTATTTATGGGGGTAGCCACATCACCTTGGTTTATAGCGGAAGGTTTAACTGAGTTTTCATTTCATCGAACTCTGATTGGGGCGGTTGTAAACGTTGTGCTAAACTTTCTTTTAATTCCCAGTTATGGTGGTATTGGTGCTGCGATCGCTACTGTTATTTCTCAAGCATTTGCTGCTTTTTTTAGTAATGCCACTCATCCAAAAACCAGAAAATTATTTTATCTTCAGATTAAGTGCCTTATACCTTTTGGTTAG
- a CDS encoding Uma2 family endonuclease: MTISAVKDITKDITLEKFLMMPETKPASEFLAGDIIQKPMPKGRHSRLQGKLSSEINLVSESEKIAYAFPELRCSFGNRSIVPDIAVFTWEHIPFLSSGEVPDRFEQSPDWVIEILSPEQKSNKVIGNILYCMEHGCKLGWFLDPDDLSILVFLCDRQPILMEKTDVLPVLAGVELKLTVDDVFGWLRMA; encoded by the coding sequence ATGACCATCAGTGCCGTAAAAGATATTACAAAAGATATTACATTAGAAAAGTTCTTAATGATGCCGGAGACCAAGCCTGCGTCAGAGTTCTTGGCTGGAGATATTATTCAAAAACCCATGCCTAAAGGAAGACACAGCCGACTGCAAGGGAAACTTAGCAGCGAAATTAATTTGGTGAGTGAATCTGAAAAAATTGCCTATGCTTTTCCTGAACTCAGGTGTAGCTTTGGTAATCGTTCAATTGTTCCTGATATAGCAGTTTTCACATGGGAACATATTCCTTTCCTTAGCAGTGGAGAAGTCCCAGATAGATTTGAACAGTCTCCCGATTGGGTAATTGAGATTCTCTCTCCTGAACAGAAATCAAATAAAGTGATTGGCAATATCTTGTATTGTATGGAGCATGGATGTAAATTAGGATGGTTTCTTGATCCTGATGATTTAAGTATTCTAGTATTTTTGTGCGATCGCCAACCAATACTGATGGAAAAAACCGATGTTCTGCCTGTATTGGCAGGAGTAGAGTTAAAATTAACTGTTGATGATGTATTTGGCTGGTTGAGAATGGCTTAA